In Corallococcus caeni, a single genomic region encodes these proteins:
- a CDS encoding metallophosphoesterase family protein: MRFLHCSDVHITEDYFALPLRKLGWRRWVALVELTAGGRAKAYRNAQATLSAIARDAGTHGVDHFILSGDLTAYALEGEFRAARAALGPLAPTPARCTVIPGNHDVFTPGAARSGRFARHFGDLLESDLPDYRREGAFPFVRLVGEGAAVVGLCSARPLPTPGLSYGSVGQAQLEGLAALLKDARLDGRAILVVVHHAPKSPANHADGWHHGLHDADALLKLLPGPRFAVLHGHIHQRYHHPATQDRPHLFGAGSSTQAGKEGYWLIEVQDGLVVGGTKHMPAL, from the coding sequence ATGCGCTTCCTGCACTGCTCCGACGTCCACATCACCGAGGACTACTTCGCCCTGCCGCTGCGCAAGCTGGGCTGGCGCCGCTGGGTGGCGCTCGTGGAGCTGACGGCGGGAGGCCGGGCGAAGGCCTACCGGAACGCGCAGGCCACGCTCTCCGCCATCGCCCGCGACGCAGGCACGCACGGCGTGGACCACTTCATCCTGTCCGGCGACCTCACCGCCTACGCCCTGGAGGGCGAGTTCCGCGCCGCCCGCGCCGCGCTCGGCCCCCTGGCCCCGACGCCCGCGCGCTGCACCGTCATCCCGGGCAACCACGACGTCTTCACCCCCGGCGCCGCGCGCAGTGGCCGCTTCGCCCGGCACTTCGGGGACCTGCTGGAGAGCGACCTGCCCGACTACCGCCGCGAGGGCGCGTTCCCCTTCGTGCGGCTGGTGGGGGAGGGCGCCGCGGTGGTGGGGCTGTGCTCCGCGCGCCCGCTGCCCACGCCGGGCCTGTCCTACGGCAGCGTGGGACAGGCGCAGCTCGAAGGCCTGGCGGCCCTGCTGAAGGACGCCCGGCTGGACGGCCGCGCCATCCTGGTGGTGGTGCACCACGCGCCGAAGAGCCCCGCGAACCACGCGGACGGCTGGCACCACGGGCTGCATGACGCGGACGCGCTCCTGAAGCTCTTGCCGGGGCCGCGCTTCGCGGTGCTCCACGGCCACATCCACCAGCGCTACCACCACCCGGCCACGCAGGACCGGCCGCATCTCTTCGGCGCGGGCTCCTCCACCCAGGCGGGGAAGGAGGGCTACTGGCTCATCGAGGTCCAGGACGGCCTTGTCGTGGGCGGCACGAAGCACATGCCCGCGCTGTGA
- a CDS encoding glutamate--cysteine ligase translates to MGLAIQQEEFTPQEHERFVARLAESLEALRQVLRRPGFGVGPVTMGAELEVALVDGAGSPLPVNQQVLAKSKDDRLTLELNRFNMEMNLRPSPLAGRPFTGLQAQLDDVLTELKRAAATEGARVAAVGILPTLRQVDLGKNALTPQPRYRALATAIRRRRDGPFQVAIAGDDTLNLTWEDVTLEGANTSLQFHLRVAPEDFARVYNAAQLATGPVLAACGNSPVFLGKRLWEETRVALFQQATDDRSDSDEAAHLHPRVTFGHGWVREGAHELFAEAVALYPALLPVLGQESPLEVVAAGGLPKLEELRLHHGTVWSWNRAVYDPHGEGHLRIEFRALPSGPTVVDMVANGAFLLGLTLGLAERVDALLPALPFWQARRNFKQAAHHGLGATLLWPAEAAPSPRVMPAVELVKQLLPVARRGLVEAGVEAAEADGLLDIISRRVALQRTGARWQRAVLERLEAHMPRQDALAAMLERYLELSEEGLPVHTWPVER, encoded by the coding sequence ATGGGTCTGGCCATCCAGCAGGAGGAGTTCACGCCGCAGGAGCATGAGCGGTTCGTGGCGCGGCTCGCGGAGAGCCTGGAGGCGCTGCGGCAGGTGCTCCGGCGTCCCGGCTTCGGCGTGGGGCCCGTGACGATGGGCGCGGAGCTGGAGGTGGCGCTGGTGGACGGCGCGGGTTCGCCGCTGCCGGTGAACCAGCAGGTGCTGGCGAAGTCGAAGGACGACCGGCTCACGCTGGAGCTCAACCGCTTCAACATGGAGATGAACCTGCGTCCCTCGCCGCTGGCGGGACGGCCGTTCACGGGGCTCCAGGCCCAGCTGGACGACGTGCTGACGGAGCTCAAGCGCGCGGCGGCGACGGAGGGCGCGCGCGTGGCGGCGGTGGGCATCCTCCCCACGCTGCGGCAGGTGGACCTGGGGAAGAACGCGCTCACGCCGCAGCCGCGCTACCGGGCGCTGGCCACCGCCATCCGCAGGCGGCGCGACGGGCCCTTCCAGGTGGCCATCGCGGGCGACGACACGCTCAACCTCACCTGGGAGGACGTGACGCTGGAGGGGGCGAACACGTCGCTCCAGTTCCACCTGCGCGTGGCTCCGGAGGACTTCGCGCGCGTGTACAACGCCGCGCAGCTGGCCACCGGGCCGGTGCTGGCCGCGTGCGGCAACTCGCCGGTGTTCCTGGGCAAGCGGCTGTGGGAGGAGACGCGCGTGGCCCTCTTCCAGCAGGCCACCGACGACCGCAGCGACAGCGACGAGGCCGCGCACCTGCACCCGCGCGTGACGTTCGGCCACGGCTGGGTGCGCGAGGGCGCGCACGAGCTGTTCGCGGAGGCCGTGGCGCTCTACCCGGCGCTGTTGCCGGTGCTGGGGCAGGAGTCCCCGCTGGAGGTGGTGGCCGCCGGGGGCCTGCCGAAGCTGGAGGAGCTGCGGCTGCACCATGGGACGGTCTGGTCGTGGAACCGGGCCGTCTATGATCCGCACGGAGAAGGCCACCTGCGCATCGAGTTCCGCGCGCTGCCGTCGGGCCCCACCGTGGTGGACATGGTGGCCAACGGCGCGTTCCTGCTGGGGCTGACGCTGGGGCTGGCGGAGCGGGTGGACGCGCTGCTGCCGGCGCTGCCCTTCTGGCAGGCGCGGCGCAACTTCAAGCAGGCGGCGCATCACGGCCTGGGCGCGACGCTGCTGTGGCCGGCGGAGGCCGCGCCCAGCCCCCGGGTGATGCCGGCGGTGGAGCTGGTGAAGCAGCTCTTGCCGGTGGCGCGGCGCGGGCTGGTGGAGGCCGGCGTGGAAGCGGCGGAGGCGGACGGGCTCCTGGACATCATCTCCCGGCGGGTGGCGCTCCAGCGGACCGGGGCGCGCTGGCAGCGGGCCGTGCTGGAGCGGCTGGAGGCGCACATGCCCCGCCAGGACGCGCTGGCGGCCATGCTGGAGCGCTACCTGGAGCTGTCCGAGGAGGGGCTGCCGGTGCACACCTGGCCGGTGGAGCGCTGA
- a CDS encoding sensor histidine kinase — protein sequence MQETSSEGSIVRATLRALVAPWRLAPIVLVSLPLLAAQVRWSVDPRAFWIGLLLCLLCVAVAPVSYRVLFPEGLDLSHGGIRLLLYAAVGSGVVLSVGYALPRVTHMQDTFLSEPYNLAICGGLFLVAGWGLGRDIGFEETLAHERARAARFAWEAEQAQLLALRSHLDPHFLFNTLNAIAEWCREDGAVAEAAVLRLSTMLRSVLAGVRSVTWPLSQELELMRTLFDLHLLRDPDLFQLRMDVADGLADVPVPPLLLLPLAENAVKHGPAAGHRGPLTVEVVAREGAVVVSIDNPGASRGPREGSVGLPTVERRLALAYGGHALLSLESADGRTRVTVTLPRQGPQPGVLT from the coding sequence ATGCAGGAGACGTCGTCGGAAGGCTCCATCGTTCGCGCCACGCTGCGCGCGCTCGTCGCGCCGTGGCGGCTGGCGCCCATCGTCCTGGTATCGCTTCCGCTGCTCGCGGCCCAGGTGCGCTGGAGCGTGGATCCGCGCGCGTTCTGGATTGGCCTCTTGCTGTGCCTGCTGTGCGTCGCGGTGGCGCCCGTGTCGTACCGGGTGCTGTTCCCGGAGGGGCTGGACCTGAGCCACGGCGGCATCCGCCTGCTGCTCTACGCGGCGGTGGGCAGCGGCGTGGTGCTGTCGGTGGGCTATGCCCTGCCGCGCGTCACGCACATGCAGGACACCTTCCTGTCGGAGCCGTACAACCTGGCCATCTGCGGCGGCTTGTTCCTCGTCGCGGGCTGGGGGCTGGGGCGAGACATCGGTTTTGAAGAGACGCTGGCCCACGAGCGGGCCCGCGCCGCCCGCTTCGCCTGGGAGGCCGAGCAGGCGCAGCTGCTGGCCCTGCGCAGCCACCTGGATCCGCACTTCCTCTTCAACACGCTGAACGCCATCGCGGAGTGGTGCCGCGAGGACGGCGCCGTCGCCGAGGCCGCCGTGCTGCGGCTGTCCACGATGCTCCGCTCGGTGCTCGCGGGCGTGCGCAGCGTCACCTGGCCGCTGTCGCAGGAGCTGGAGCTGATGCGCACGCTCTTCGACCTGCACCTCTTGCGCGACCCGGACCTGTTCCAGCTGCGCATGGACGTGGCGGACGGGCTCGCGGACGTGCCCGTGCCGCCGCTGCTGCTGCTGCCGCTGGCGGAGAACGCGGTGAAGCACGGCCCGGCGGCCGGCCACCGGGGTCCGCTCACCGTGGAGGTGGTGGCGCGTGAGGGAGCGGTGGTGGTGTCCATCGACAACCCCGGCGCGTCCAGGGGTCCGCGCGAGGGCAGCGTGGGCCTGCCCACCGTGGAGCGCAGGTTGGCGCTGGCCTACGGCGGCCACGCCCTCTTGTCGCTGGAGAGCGCCGACGGGCGCACCCGTGTCACCGTCACCCTGCCCCGCCAGGGCCCCCAACCCGGAGTCCTCACGTGA
- a CDS encoding adenylate/guanylate cyclase domain-containing protein, which yields MTPVPPSPPAELSLEEYRFLRQLGRVTDDLLEESLRERETLTQCFRRCFPTLLQHLGARAIAVTTRDEELVEQTWSEGDWGGVFPGGLLAGPMGLSVHDTGTLLTQTLDVAGSPVGTLGVLYAGPPGDAGVTAKRLRALDVVAEELDTVLMLVHTASEKHQVILQCNEHLANPVFEAGMDHAVRTLAQRVRLPGFLLLYRDAVQPHVLHYRTYRHGQLEYESGEQPGASLESLLHQHGTRLLHGDAGVLKRLFDGRTTEAVLISAATRSEPLGKIVVWSNEGFSAYAMDLIRVLASTLSQRLLDYNRERIHLSQFFPTGAIDALLEDPDYARHLRAQVQEVGILFADINGFTRICEQGFDSPRSIGRFVDEWSARVVDCIWAHGGVFDKMVGDCVIGLFGPPFFQTDRVRRAEAAVRAAQDIQAFTAELSEREEVAALCRRVKLPGLGVAVGVNLAPANCGLFGPNRNYTAFSSGMNQAARLQSLAGFRETLVMESVHEALRQSREPFVRKLQFGPLTETPVKNVAQPLRHYQLKP from the coding sequence ATGACCCCGGTGCCCCCGTCCCCACCCGCTGAGTTGTCCCTGGAGGAGTACCGGTTCCTGCGCCAGCTGGGGCGTGTCACGGACGACCTCCTGGAGGAGAGCCTCCGGGAGCGCGAGACGCTCACCCAGTGCTTCCGGCGCTGCTTCCCCACGCTGCTTCAGCACCTGGGCGCGCGCGCCATCGCCGTCACCACGCGCGACGAGGAGCTGGTGGAGCAGACGTGGAGCGAGGGCGACTGGGGCGGCGTCTTCCCCGGGGGCCTCCTGGCGGGGCCCATGGGCCTGAGCGTCCACGACACGGGCACGCTCCTCACCCAGACGCTGGACGTGGCGGGCTCACCGGTGGGCACGCTGGGCGTGCTCTACGCGGGGCCGCCGGGCGACGCGGGCGTCACCGCGAAGCGCCTGCGCGCGCTGGACGTGGTGGCGGAGGAGCTGGACACGGTGCTGATGCTGGTCCACACCGCGTCGGAGAAGCACCAGGTCATCCTCCAGTGCAACGAGCACCTGGCCAACCCCGTCTTCGAGGCGGGCATGGACCACGCGGTGCGCACGCTGGCGCAGCGGGTGCGGCTGCCGGGCTTCCTCCTGCTGTACCGCGACGCCGTGCAGCCGCACGTGCTGCACTACCGCACCTACCGGCACGGGCAGCTGGAGTACGAGAGCGGAGAGCAGCCTGGCGCGTCGCTGGAGTCGCTGCTGCACCAGCACGGCACGCGGCTCCTGCACGGGGACGCGGGCGTGCTCAAGCGCCTGTTCGACGGGCGCACCACGGAGGCCGTGCTCATCTCCGCGGCCACGCGCAGCGAGCCGCTGGGGAAGATCGTCGTCTGGAGCAACGAGGGCTTCTCCGCGTACGCCATGGACCTCATCCGCGTGCTGGCGTCCACGCTGAGCCAGCGCCTCCTGGACTACAACCGCGAGCGCATCCACCTGTCGCAGTTCTTCCCCACGGGCGCCATCGACGCGCTCTTGGAGGACCCGGACTACGCGCGGCACCTGCGCGCGCAGGTGCAGGAGGTGGGCATCCTGTTCGCGGACATCAACGGCTTCACCCGCATCTGCGAGCAGGGCTTCGACAGCCCGCGCAGCATCGGCCGCTTCGTGGACGAGTGGAGCGCGCGCGTCGTGGACTGCATCTGGGCGCACGGCGGCGTGTTCGACAAGATGGTGGGTGACTGCGTCATCGGCCTCTTCGGGCCGCCCTTCTTCCAGACGGACCGCGTGCGCCGCGCGGAGGCGGCCGTGCGCGCCGCGCAGGACATCCAGGCCTTCACCGCGGAGTTGAGCGAACGGGAGGAGGTGGCCGCGCTGTGCCGCCGGGTGAAGCTGCCGGGGCTGGGCGTGGCGGTGGGCGTGAACCTGGCCCCCGCGAACTGCGGCCTCTTCGGGCCCAACCGCAACTACACCGCGTTCTCCAGTGGCATGAACCAGGCCGCGCGCCTCCAGTCCCTGGCGGGCTTCCGGGAGACGCTGGTGATGGAGAGCGTGCACGAAGCGCTGAGGCAGTCGCGGGAGCCCTTCGTGCGCAAGCTCCAGTTCGGCCCCCTCACGGAGACGCCGGTGAAGAACGTGGCCCAGCCGCTGCGGCACTATCAGCTCAAGCCGTAG
- the rlmN gene encoding 23S rRNA (adenine(2503)-C(2))-methyltransferase RlmN has product MPDATVNLYDLPRSALDARLAEWGFSPQYRERVWTGLYRDGVTASGDVSGLRPDLQAVLQERAHLGVLATHHESFSSDGLTHKLLLRLHDAQTIETVLMRFKGRATVCVSTQAGCAMGCVFCATGQMGLSRHLTPGEIVGQVLHVTRVLRAQGESLRNIVLMGMGEPLHNYEHTMAAVDILVDPKGLALAPRFITLSTVGVVPGIVRLADEARPVQLAVSLHGATDAERAALVPAGRRWPLNELMDACRYYVAKRKRRIFFEWTLISGRNDTAEHAHTLGQLLHGMDAHVNVIPLNPTVGYDGGPSVPDAVRAFQDVLTSHGVPSTVRQRRGIDIDAGCGQLKAAVERKPRRSLPVAS; this is encoded by the coding sequence ATGCCGGACGCCACCGTCAACCTCTACGACCTGCCCCGCTCCGCGCTGGATGCGCGGCTCGCCGAGTGGGGCTTCAGCCCCCAATACCGCGAGCGCGTGTGGACGGGCCTGTACCGCGACGGCGTGACGGCGTCAGGCGACGTGAGCGGGCTGCGGCCGGACCTCCAGGCCGTGCTCCAGGAGCGCGCGCACCTGGGCGTGCTGGCCACGCACCACGAGAGCTTCAGCAGCGACGGGCTCACCCACAAGCTGCTGCTGCGCCTGCACGACGCGCAGACCATTGAAACGGTGCTGATGCGCTTCAAGGGCCGCGCCACCGTGTGCGTGAGCACGCAGGCCGGGTGCGCCATGGGCTGCGTGTTCTGCGCCACCGGGCAGATGGGGCTGTCGCGCCACCTGACGCCGGGCGAGATCGTGGGCCAGGTGCTCCACGTCACCCGCGTCCTGCGCGCGCAGGGGGAGAGCCTGCGCAACATCGTGCTCATGGGCATGGGCGAGCCCCTGCACAACTACGAGCACACGATGGCCGCGGTGGACATCCTCGTGGACCCCAAGGGCCTGGCGCTGGCGCCGCGCTTCATCACCCTGTCCACCGTGGGCGTGGTGCCCGGCATCGTCCGACTCGCGGACGAGGCCCGCCCGGTGCAGTTGGCGGTGAGCCTCCACGGCGCGACGGACGCGGAGCGCGCCGCGCTGGTGCCCGCGGGCCGCCGCTGGCCGCTCAACGAGCTGATGGACGCGTGCCGCTACTACGTGGCGAAGCGCAAGCGCCGCATCTTCTTCGAGTGGACGCTCATCTCCGGCCGCAACGACACCGCGGAGCACGCGCACACGCTGGGCCAGCTGCTGCACGGGATGGACGCGCACGTGAACGTCATCCCGCTCAACCCCACCGTGGGCTATGACGGCGGGCCCAGCGTCCCCGACGCGGTGCGCGCGTTCCAGGACGTGCTCACGTCGCACGGCGTGCCCAGCACGGTGCGCCAGCGTCGTGGCATCGACATCGACGCGGGCTGCGGCCAGCTCAAGGCCGCCGTGGAGCGCAAGCCCCGCCGCTCCCTCCCCGTCGCGTCCTGA
- a CDS encoding LytR/AlgR family response regulator transcription factor — protein sequence MREPLRVLIADDELLARKRLSRLLAALPDVSVCGEAVDGDSVLAAVRAGGVDVVLLDIHMPGLSGLDAMALLPEGGPHVIFCTAHAEHAVNAFEHGAVDYVLKPVEAARLQKALERARARLPARVKPVAVAQPAAPVADKPALTRLPIPTRQGLVLVSPDAISHASLEDELVTVFTAQGDFLTDFTLNELADKLPPEHFHRVHRRALLNLSHVTRLEPLETGGYLARTARGHAVEVSRQSARELRRMLGLRKGAEDEG from the coding sequence GTGAGAGAGCCCCTGCGCGTCCTCATCGCCGACGATGAACTGCTGGCCCGGAAGCGCCTGTCCCGCCTGCTGGCCGCGCTGCCGGACGTGAGCGTCTGCGGCGAGGCGGTGGATGGGGACTCGGTGCTCGCGGCGGTGCGCGCGGGCGGCGTGGACGTGGTGCTGCTGGACATCCACATGCCGGGGCTGAGCGGGCTGGACGCGATGGCGCTGCTGCCCGAGGGCGGCCCCCATGTCATCTTCTGCACCGCCCACGCGGAGCACGCGGTGAACGCCTTCGAGCACGGCGCGGTGGACTACGTGCTCAAGCCCGTGGAGGCGGCGCGGTTGCAGAAGGCGCTGGAGCGCGCGCGGGCGCGGCTGCCGGCGCGGGTGAAGCCCGTGGCCGTGGCGCAGCCGGCGGCGCCAGTGGCCGACAAGCCGGCGCTGACGCGGCTGCCCATCCCGACGCGGCAGGGCCTGGTGCTGGTGTCGCCGGACGCCATCTCCCACGCGTCGCTGGAGGACGAGTTGGTGACGGTGTTCACCGCGCAGGGCGACTTCCTCACCGACTTCACGCTGAACGAACTGGCGGACAAGCTGCCCCCGGAGCACTTCCACCGGGTGCACCGCCGCGCGCTGCTCAACCTGTCGCACGTGACGCGGCTGGAGCCGCTGGAGACGGGCGGCTACCTGGCGCGCACGGCGCGGGGCCACGCGGTGGAGGTGAGCCGCCAGTCCGCGCGCGAGCTGCGCCGCATGCTGGGCCTGCGCAAGGGCGCGGAGGACGAGGGCTGA